In Castanea sativa cultivar Marrone di Chiusa Pesio chromosome 6, ASM4071231v1, a single window of DNA contains:
- the LOC142639238 gene encoding G-type lectin S-receptor-like serine/threonine-protein kinase At4g27290 — protein MRSMRQPMQVYFVLYFLCCIFSIFVITTAVDTIVVTQSIRDGQTLVSSGGNFELGFFSPVNSKSWYIGIWYKKISTMTVVWVANRDTPLNNTTGGFKLLDHGILVLIDEANNVIWSSNSSKAASNPVAQLLDTGNFIVRDGNGDAENIIWQSFDHPTDTFLPGMKYGFSLRTGLSLVLTSWKSSDDPSGGDYTNQLDPNGLPQFLLREGPTVLFRTGPWNGLHFSGMPNLQPNPIYKYEYVSNPVETYYTYQLINDSVVSRMVLTPDGKFQRLIWIDRTQSWSLYLTAQVDGCDRYALCGAYGSCNINNSPACECLTGFVPKYPKDWNEADWSHGCVPKTPLNCGAGEGFLKYSGIKLPDTRQSWYNRTMDLDECRDVCLKNCTCTAYSSLDITGGGSGCIFWFGELIDIRVYTEYGQDIFIRMAASELPAYRSSKRKKQARIIVIALLSFGMALLGLCLMLYVLKKKPKREGIILDNPGPIQDFTTGSENDDLELPLFRFATIAYATDNFSVKNVLGKGGFGQVYKGILTEGQENKEIAVKRLSAYSRQGLHEFKNEVLSISKLQHRNLVKILGCCIQEEERMLIYEYMPNKSLDSFIFDPNRSILIDWSKRFRIINGIARGLLYLHQDSRLRIIHRDLKASNILLDHEMNPKIADFGMARIFGGDEIEAKTSRVVGTYGYMPPEYAIDGLFSVKSDVYSFGVLVLEIVSGKRNRGFCHPDHNLNLLGHAWRLYKEDRQLELIDKLENESCNPNEVLRSIHVGLLCVQQCPEYRPTMSTVVLMLSSETALPEPKEPGFHTGRYLSKMDSSPVKQEGSSTNGLTITLPAAR, from the exons ATGAGAAGCATGAGGCAACCCATGCAAGTCTATTTTGTGCTCTACTTTTTGTGTTGTATATTCTCCATCTTTGTAATCACAACAGCAGTAGACACAATTGTTGTAACTCAGTCAATAAGAGACGGTCAGACTTTAGTTTCATCGGGTGGGAATTTTGAGCTGGGATTCTTTAGCCCAGTTAATTCCAAAAGTTGGTATATAGGAATATGGTACAAGAAGATATCTACAATGACAGTGGTATGGGTTGCCAACAGAGATACCCCTCTTAACAATACAACAGGAGGTTTCAAACTTCTGGACCATGGAATTCTTGTCCTTATCGATGAAGCTAACAATGTCATTTGGTCTTCCAATTCATCAAAAGCAGCAAGCAACCCAGTTGCGCAGCTTCTGGATACAGGAAACTTTATAGTGAGAGATGGAAATGGTGATGCAGAAAATATAATTTGGCAGAGTTTTGATCACCCAACTGATACGTTTCTGCCCGGTATGAAGTACGGATTTAGTTTGAGAACTGGCTTGAGTCTAGTGTTGACATCATGGAAGAGCTCTGACGACCCTTCAGGAGGTGATTATACTAATCAGCTTGATCCAAATGGATTACCACAGTTTCTTCTTAGGGAGGGACCAACAGTCTTATTCCGGACAGGACCATGGAATGGTCTACATTTCAGTGGTATGCCTAATTTGCAACCCAACCCAATTTATAAATATGAATATGTTTCCAATCCCGTGGAGACTTACTATACTTATCAGCTTATTAATGACTCGGTTGTTTCAAGGATGGTTTTAACTCCTGATGGCAAATTTCAGCGGCTTATATGGATTGATAGAACACAGAGTTGGAGCCTCTACTTAACGGCACAAGTGGATGGCTGTGACAGGTACGCACTATGTGGTGCATATGGTAGTTGCAACATCAACAACTCCCCAGCTTGTGAGTGTTTGACAGGATTTGTGCCAAAATATCCTAAAGATTGGAATGAGGCTGATTGGTCACATGGATGTGTACCGAAGACACCTTTAAATTGTGGGGCTGGTGAGGGCTTTCTAAAATACTCTGGAATTAAATTGCCAGACACAAGGCAGTCCTGGTATAACAGGACCATGGACCTTGATGAATGCAGGGATGTGTGCTTGAAGAATTGCACCTGTACAGCTTATTCTAGTTTGGACATCACCGGAGGAGGAAGTGGTTGCATATTTTGGTTTGGAGAACTGATTGATATAAGAGTGTACACTGAATATGGGCAAGACATTTTCATTAGGATGGCTGCCTCTGAATTAC CGGCATATAGAAGCtcgaaaagaaagaaacaagcGAGGATCATTGTTATTGCTTTATTATCATTTGGAATGGCTCTCCTTGGCCTATGCTTGATGCTATATGTCTTGAAGAAGAAGCCTAAAAGAGAAG GAATTATTTTAGACAATCCGGGACCAATACAAGACTTCACCACTGGAAGTGAGAATGACGATTTAGAGCTACCATTATTCAGATTTGCCACAATAGCTTATGCCACAGATAACTTTTCAGTTAAAAATGTGCTTGGAAAAGGCGGCTTTGGACAGGTTTACAAG GGCATACTAACAGAGggacaagaaaataaagaaatagcTGTTAAGAGGCTCTCAGCATATTCAAGACAAGGACTCCACGAAttcaaaaatgaagttttgagcaTTTCCAAGCTTCAGCATCGTAACCTTGTGAAGATTTTAGGATGTTGCattcaagaagaagaaagaatgttGATATATGAATACATGCCCAACAAAAGCTTGGACtcctttatttttg ATCCAAATCGAAGCATATTAATAGATTGGTCTAAGCGCTTCCGCATTATCAATGGGATTGCTCGGGGGCTACTTTATCTTCATCAAGATTCTAGATTGAGGATTATTCATAGAGATCTAAAAGCTAGCAATATTTTATTGGACCATGAGATGAATCCAAAGATTGCTGACTTTGGCATGGCTAGAATTTTTGGAGGAGATGAAATTGAAGCAAAAACAAGTAGAGTGGTTGGAACATA TGGTTACATGCCTCCAGAGTACGCAATTGATGGACTCTTTTCAGTAAAATCTGATGTATATAGCTTTGGTGTTTTGGTATTAGAGATAGTGAGTGGTAAGAGAAATAGAGGATTCTGTCATCCAGACCACAATCTTAACCTTCTTGGACAT GCATGGAGACTATATAAGGAGGACAGACAATTGGAACTAATTGATAAATTAGAAAATGAATCGTGCAACCCAAATGAAGTGTTAAGATCAATTCATGTTGGTCTATTATGTGTACAACAATGTCCAGAATATAGACCGACTATGTCTACAGTGGTTTTGATGTTGAGTAGTGAAACTGCACTGCCTGAGCCTAAAGAGCCTGGTTTTCACACTGGAAGGTATCTATCAAAAATGGATTCTTCACCAGTCAAGCAAGAAGGATCTTCAACAAATGGACTAACAATTACATTACCAGCAGCTCGATAA